A single region of the Hyphomicrobiales bacterium genome encodes:
- a CDS encoding Hydrolase_4 domain-containing protein: MSDAKHPPVMPPSPPPNLPPAPPEGAFPGLPLRPPEAPPRIRRNWRRFVALVIGAVALAYLAALGALYSQQRHYLFPLDPTRTDPAVAGITGLTETTIRTEDGETLVAWVLPPQEGKPVLLYFHGQSGNLARPGRLDRYKALSEDGEGLFIVSYRGYGGSTGSPSESGLRADARAAYKAAAERFGADRLVAYGESLGTGVAVGLAAEVPLKGVILESPYTSTAEVGAERYPWAPVKLLMRDPFRSDELIGKMRAPLLILHGLKDQIIPYVQGVTLFNLAPGPKRLVSFPGGGHVDLPDHGSIPQITMFLRDIEGATPLPQAQTRVVREIADVPEPAPQDQK, from the coding sequence TTGTCGGACGCTAAGCATCCCCCTGTGATGCCGCCTTCGCCGCCTCCCAATCTCCCCCCGGCACCGCCGGAGGGAGCCTTTCCTGGTTTGCCGCTCCGCCCGCCGGAAGCTCCACCGCGCATCCGCCGCAACTGGCGACGCTTTGTCGCTCTCGTGATCGGTGCGGTCGCACTGGCCTATCTCGCGGCACTCGGAGCCCTCTACAGCCAGCAGCGGCATTATCTCTTTCCGCTTGATCCGACGCGGACCGATCCCGCGGTCGCGGGTATTACGGGGCTGACAGAGACGACCATCCGCACCGAGGACGGCGAAACCCTGGTCGCCTGGGTTCTGCCGCCTCAGGAGGGCAAGCCCGTCCTTCTCTATTTCCATGGCCAGAGCGGCAATCTCGCGCGTCCTGGCCGGCTCGACCGCTACAAGGCCTTGAGCGAGGATGGAGAAGGGCTGTTCATCGTCAGCTACCGCGGCTATGGCGGCTCCACGGGCAGTCCCTCCGAGTCAGGCCTGCGGGCTGATGCGCGCGCCGCATACAAGGCCGCCGCTGAACGCTTCGGCGCCGACCGCCTCGTCGCCTATGGCGAATCACTCGGCACCGGCGTCGCCGTGGGCCTTGCGGCGGAAGTCCCGCTCAAGGGCGTCATCCTGGAATCGCCCTACACCTCGACCGCCGAGGTCGGCGCCGAGCGTTACCCCTGGGCGCCCGTCAAGCTCCTCATGCGCGACCCGTTCCGGTCGGATGAGCTTATCGGCAAGATGCGCGCGCCGCTTCTTATCCTGCACGGGCTCAAGGACCAGATCATCCCCTATGTGCAAGGCGTCACGCTGTTCAATCTGGCGCCGGGCCCCAAGCGGCTGGTTTCGTTTCCGGGCGGGGGACATGTGGATCTGCCCGACCACGGGTCCATCCCGCAGATAACCATGTTTCTCCGGGATATCGAGGGCGCAACACCGCTGCCCCAGGCGCAGACGCGCGTGGTTAGGGAGATCGCCGACGTGCCCGAGCCAGCGCCTCAGGACCAGAAGTAG
- the clpB gene encoding chaperone protein ClpB, producing the protein MNIDKYTDRAKGFLQSAQSLALREGHQQFTPEHLLKVLLDDSEGLAAGLIDRAGGQSRLALSAVEQALAKLPKVQGGSGQIYLSPALARVFDQAEKAADKAGDSFVTVERLLLALAVEKDNEAGKALAEAGVTAQSLNAAINALRKGRTADNASAENAYDALKKYARDLTQAARDGKIDPVIGRDEEIRRTIQVLSRRTKNNPVLIGEPGVGKTAIVEGLAKRIVDGDVPESLKDKQLLALDMGALIAGAKYRGEFEERLKGVLSEVQAAEGGIILFIDEMHTLVGAGKADGAMDASNLLKPALARGELHCVGATTLDEYRKHVEKDAALARRFQPVFVSEPTVEDTVSILRGIKEKYEQHHGVRIQDSALVAAATLSNRYITDRFLPDKAIDLVDEAAARLRMQVDSKPEELDSIDREIVRLKIESEALKKENDAASKDRLVRLDKELADLEERSSALTAKWQSEKDKLGKAADLKKKLDEARNELAIAQRQGQYQRAGELAYGIIPGLEKELADTEEREGSGQGGVVQEAVTPDNIAQVVSRWTGVPVDKMLEGEREKLLKMEDQLAKRVVGQEEAVEAVSTAVRRARAGLQDPNRPIGSFMFLGPTGVGKTELTKALAAFLFDDETALVRLDMSEYMEKHSVARLIGAPPGYVGYEEGGALTEAVRRRPYQVVLFDEVEKAHPDVFNVLLQVLDDGRLTDGQGRTVDFRNTLIVMTSNLGAEYLVNQKAGEDSEAVREEVMGVVRAHFRPEFLNRVDEIILFHRLKKEQMGAIVDIQLKRLAKLLEDRKITLELDETAREWLADKGYDPAYGARPLKRTIQKNVQDPLAELILAGSIKDGETVPIVAGPSGLTIGDFPAAETRRPVGVALN; encoded by the coding sequence ATGAATATTGATAAGTACACCGATCGGGCAAAGGGCTTTCTTCAGTCTGCTCAGTCACTTGCACTGAGAGAAGGGCATCAGCAGTTCACGCCGGAGCACCTCCTGAAGGTGCTGTTGGATGATTCCGAAGGGCTCGCGGCAGGCCTTATCGACAGGGCGGGCGGTCAGTCACGGCTGGCCTTGAGCGCCGTCGAACAGGCACTTGCCAAGCTGCCGAAGGTGCAGGGCGGCTCCGGACAGATCTATCTGTCGCCGGCGCTGGCGCGGGTCTTCGATCAGGCGGAGAAGGCGGCCGACAAGGCGGGCGACAGCTTCGTCACGGTCGAGCGGCTGCTGCTCGCGCTCGCCGTCGAGAAGGATAACGAGGCCGGAAAGGCTTTGGCCGAGGCTGGCGTGACCGCGCAGAGCCTGAATGCGGCGATCAATGCGCTGCGCAAGGGCCGGACGGCCGACAACGCGTCGGCTGAGAATGCCTATGATGCGCTCAAGAAATATGCGCGGGACCTGACCCAGGCGGCGCGTGACGGCAAGATCGATCCGGTCATCGGCCGTGACGAGGAGATCCGCCGCACCATCCAGGTGCTGTCGCGGCGCACGAAGAACAACCCGGTACTCATTGGCGAGCCCGGCGTCGGCAAGACGGCGATTGTGGAAGGCTTGGCCAAGCGCATCGTCGACGGCGACGTGCCGGAGAGCCTGAAGGACAAGCAGTTGCTGGCGCTCGACATGGGCGCGCTGATCGCTGGCGCGAAATATCGCGGCGAGTTCGAGGAGCGCCTGAAGGGCGTCCTGTCGGAAGTCCAGGCGGCCGAGGGCGGGATCATCCTGTTCATCGACGAGATGCATACGCTCGTCGGAGCCGGCAAGGCTGATGGCGCCATGGATGCCTCTAATCTCCTGAAGCCGGCGCTCGCCCGCGGCGAGCTGCATTGCGTCGGCGCGACCACGCTCGATGAATATCGCAAGCATGTGGAGAAGGACGCGGCGCTGGCCCGGCGTTTCCAGCCTGTCTTCGTTTCCGAGCCGACGGTGGAGGATACGGTCTCGATCCTGCGCGGCATCAAGGAGAAGTACGAGCAGCACCACGGCGTGCGCATCCAGGATTCGGCCCTTGTCGCCGCCGCGACCTTGTCGAACCGTTACATCACCGACCGCTTCCTGCCGGACAAGGCGATCGACCTCGTGGATGAGGCGGCAGCCAGGCTGAGGATGCAGGTCGATTCAAAGCCCGAGGAGCTCGACTCGATCGATCGCGAGATCGTTCGCTTGAAAATCGAATCCGAGGCGTTGAAGAAGGAGAACGACGCGGCCTCCAAGGACCGGCTCGTGCGGCTGGACAAGGAACTGGCGGATCTGGAGGAGAGGTCCTCTGCCCTGACGGCCAAGTGGCAGTCGGAGAAGGACAAGCTCGGCAAGGCGGCCGATCTCAAGAAGAAGCTCGACGAGGCGCGCAACGAGCTCGCTATCGCGCAGCGACAGGGCCAGTACCAGCGTGCGGGCGAACTCGCCTATGGCATCATTCCCGGCTTGGAGAAGGAGCTGGCCGATACCGAGGAACGGGAAGGCAGCGGCCAGGGCGGCGTGGTGCAGGAGGCGGTGACGCCGGACAACATCGCCCAGGTCGTCTCGCGCTGGACCGGCGTGCCTGTCGACAAGATGCTGGAAGGCGAGAGGGAAAAGCTCCTGAAGATGGAGGACCAGCTCGCCAAGCGTGTCGTGGGACAGGAGGAGGCGGTCGAGGCCGTGTCCACCGCGGTGCGCCGCGCCCGCGCCGGGCTGCAGGATCCGAACCGGCCGATCGGCTCCTTCATGTTCCTCGGGCCGACGGGCGTGGGCAAGACCGAGCTGACCAAGGCGCTCGCGGCTTTCCTGTTCGACGATGAGACCGCCCTCGTGCGCCTCGACATGTCGGAATACATGGAGAAGCACTCGGTGGCCCGCCTCATCGGCGCCCCTCCCGGTTATGTCGGCTATGAGGAGGGCGGTGCCCTGACGGAGGCCGTGCGGCGCCGGCCTTATCAGGTCGTGCTGTTCGACGAGGTCGAGAAAGCCCATCCGGACGTCTTCAACGTGCTCCTGCAGGTGCTCGACGACGGGCGTCTGACGGACGGGCAGGGGCGTACGGTGGACTTCCGCAACACGCTTATCGTCATGACCTCGAACCTCGGTGCCGAATATCTCGTCAACCAGAAGGCGGGCGAGGATTCCGAGGCCGTGCGCGAGGAGGTGATGGGCGTTGTGCGCGCCCACTTCCGGCCGGAGTTCCTGAACCGCGTGGACGAGATCATCCTATTCCACAGGCTCAAGAAGGAGCAGATGGGTGCCATTGTCGATATCCAGCTCAAGCGGCTCGCCAAGCTCCTGGAGGATCGCAAGATCACGCTCGAGCTCGATGAGACCGCCCGTGAATGGCTCGCCGACAAGGGCTATGACCCGGCTTACGGTGCTCGCCCGCTGAAGCGGACGATCCAGAAGAACGTGCAGGATCCGTTGGCCGAGCTGATCCTCGCGGGCTCGATCAAGGACGGGGAGACTGTGCCGATCGTGGCCGGGCCCAGTGGGCTCACCATCGGTGACTTCCCGGCAGCCGAGACGCGCCGGCCAGTGGGCGTCGCGCTGAACTGA
- the pntAA gene encoding NAD(P) transhydrogenase subunit alpha part 1 — MLIAVPAETEQNEGRVAATPETVKKFLGLGAEVVVQSGAGLRSGLTDADYTEAGARIAATPEETLSGADVVLKVRRPSATELPLIKRGALVIAVLDPYGDDAAVKTWADAGISAFSMEFMPRITRAQVMDVLSSQANLAGYRAVIDAAAEYGRALPMMMTAAGTVPAARAFVMGAGVAGLQAIATARRLGAVVSATDVRPAAKEQVASLGAKFIAVEDEEFKAAETAGGYAKQMSAEYQAKQAELTASHISKQDIVITTALIPGRPAPKLITAAMVASMRPGSVIIDLAVERGGNVEGAVPGEVVVTPNGVKIVGHLNVPGRLAATASSLYAKNLYAFAETLIDKASKALAVNWDDELVKATALTRDGAIVHPAFLPKA; from the coding sequence ATGCTGATCGCCGTCCCCGCCGAGACCGAGCAGAATGAAGGCCGCGTCGCCGCGACGCCCGAGACGGTGAAGAAATTCCTGGGCCTCGGGGCCGAGGTGGTCGTGCAGAGCGGGGCGGGCCTGCGCTCCGGCTTGACCGATGCTGATTATACGGAAGCCGGCGCGCGTATCGCGGCGACACCCGAGGAGACGTTGAGCGGCGCCGATGTGGTGCTGAAGGTGCGGCGGCCAAGCGCCACCGAACTGCCGTTGATCAAGCGGGGCGCCCTCGTGATCGCCGTGCTTGACCCTTATGGTGACGATGCAGCCGTAAAGACCTGGGCCGATGCCGGCATCTCGGCCTTTTCCATGGAATTCATGCCGCGCATCACCCGCGCGCAGGTGATGGACGTCCTGTCCTCGCAGGCCAATCTGGCCGGCTACCGCGCGGTCATCGATGCGGCGGCGGAATATGGTCGCGCCTTGCCGATGATGATGACGGCGGCGGGCACCGTTCCTGCCGCGCGCGCCTTCGTCATGGGCGCGGGCGTCGCCGGCCTTCAGGCTATCGCGACGGCACGACGCCTGGGCGCGGTCGTCTCGGCGACCGACGTGCGCCCTGCCGCCAAGGAGCAGGTGGCCTCGCTCGGCGCCAAGTTCATCGCCGTCGAGGACGAGGAGTTCAAGGCGGCCGAGACAGCTGGCGGCTATGCCAAGCAGATGTCGGCCGAGTACCAGGCCAAGCAGGCCGAGCTGACCGCGAGCCATATTTCCAAGCAGGACATCGTCATCACGACGGCGTTGATCCCCGGCCGCCCCGCGCCGAAGCTGATCACCGCGGCCATGGTGGCCTCGATGCGGCCGGGTTCGGTGATCATCGACCTCGCGGTCGAGCGTGGCGGCAACGTCGAGGGCGCGGTTCCCGGTGAAGTGGTGGTGACGCCGAACGGCGTGAAGATCGTCGGGCATCTCAACGTGCCGGGCCGCCTCGCCGCAACCGCATCGAGCCTTTATGCCAAGAACCTCTACGCTTTTGCCGAGACGTTGATCGACAAGGCATCGAAGGCGCTGGCCGTGAACTGGGACGACGAACTCGTCAAGGCCACGGCCCTGACGCGGGACGGCGCCATCGTGCATCCGGCTTTCCTGCCGAAAGCCTGA
- the prmC gene encoding Release factor glutamine methyltransferase: MTEAFSMAGLDTPALDARVLLCRALDITPLDLSTKPDVAIGLAASPLADMVARRLGFEPVARICGMQEFWGLPFALSGATLVPRPDTETLVEAALRAIRGEGRADSPTRILDLGTGSGCILTALLSELPAATGVGIDLSPEAARMARYNAAMNGVGARAAFLVGDWASAIAAPFDLIVSNPPYIETADIDDLAPDVRLHDPRLALDGGPDGLAAYWRVGAEARRLLRPDGHCLVEVGAGQAGDVGRLLAGYGFVHWVAVRDLAGIERVIHATPDRDTGDMHRST, encoded by the coding sequence ATGACTGAGGCCTTTTCCATGGCGGGTCTCGATACGCCGGCACTGGATGCGCGGGTGTTGCTGTGCAGGGCGCTCGACATTACCCCCCTCGATCTCTCGACGAAACCGGATGTGGCGATCGGACTGGCCGCATCCCCGCTTGCCGACATGGTGGCGCGACGTCTGGGGTTCGAGCCGGTCGCGCGTATTTGTGGCATGCAGGAGTTCTGGGGACTGCCTTTTGCCTTGTCCGGGGCGACGCTGGTACCGCGTCCCGATACAGAAACGCTGGTGGAAGCCGCGCTTCGGGCCATCCGCGGAGAGGGGCGGGCTGACAGCCCGACGCGCATTCTCGATCTCGGCACGGGCTCGGGCTGCATTCTGACCGCCCTTTTGAGCGAGCTGCCCGCGGCCACGGGCGTCGGCATCGATCTTTCACCGGAAGCCGCGCGCATGGCGCGCTACAACGCTGCGATGAACGGAGTAGGCGCGCGCGCCGCTTTCCTCGTCGGGGACTGGGCTTCTGCCATCGCGGCACCCTTCGATCTGATCGTCTCCAATCCCCCCTATATCGAAACAGCTGACATCGACGACCTCGCGCCTGATGTGAGGCTCCACGATCCGCGGCTCGCCCTCGATGGCGGGCCGGATGGACTTGCGGCCTATTGGCGCGTGGGCGCCGAAGCGCGGCGTTTGCTGCGTCCGGACGGGCACTGCCTCGTCGAGGTAGGGGCCGGACAGGCGGGCGATGTGGGCCGTTTGCTTGCCGGATATGGCTTTGTCCACTGGGTTGCGGTCCGCGATCTCGCGGGAATCGAGCGTGTCATTCACGCAACACCCGATCGCGATACGGGCGATATGCACCGATCAACATGA
- a CDS encoding conserved hypothetical protein (Evidence 4 : Unknown function but conserved in other organisms), translated as MNAGDCRAWFFIHIQRQSMRPGQNRRMRGRNRKGPNPLTRTYESNGPDVKIRGTAQHIAEKYAQLSRDAQASGDPVSAENYLQHAEHYYRLIAAAQAQFQQTYGTFPRAYDDERDEGDGPEEGGYGYGSQQPSDYGAPQPDVRGSYDEQPYAPAQPHQGRQERGERQERGERQDRGDRTDRQDRGERQDRGERQDRGERQDRNNDRQDRGDRYERQDRGDRQARGERQDRPDRVERPDRVERGERQDRNNDRQDRGDRQDRRERFRGPRRNDDAQAGDAGANGQGVLPAFLTAPLRQPPEVVDEAPEVVEAPAPVERPRARAAAKTVAPKETPAKVEPRAEAPAAAEEAEAPAPRARRTRKATTVEAEAPATPAPRATRGRPKRRAATEEDADSDESVLPLGD; from the coding sequence TTGAACGCGGGCGATTGCCGCGCGTGGTTTTTTATCCATATCCAGAGACAGTCGATGAGACCAGGTCAAAACAGGCGCATGCGGGGCCGGAATCGTAAGGGCCCCAATCCTTTGACACGGACATACGAGTCCAACGGACCGGATGTGAAGATCAGGGGCACAGCCCAGCATATCGCCGAAAAATATGCGCAGTTGTCACGCGATGCGCAGGCCTCCGGTGATCCGGTATCGGCCGAGAACTACCTGCAGCACGCCGAACACTATTACCGGCTCATTGCCGCTGCGCAGGCTCAGTTTCAACAGACCTATGGCACCTTTCCGCGCGCCTATGACGATGAGCGCGACGAGGGCGATGGCCCCGAAGAGGGCGGTTACGGCTACGGCTCGCAGCAACCTTCGGATTATGGGGCGCCGCAGCCCGACGTGCGCGGCTCCTACGACGAGCAGCCCTATGCGCCGGCGCAACCTCATCAGGGGCGCCAAGAGCGCGGCGAGCGTCAAGAGCGCGGCGAACGCCAGGATCGTGGTGATCGGACTGATCGTCAGGACCGGGGCGAGCGCCAAGATCGTGGAGAACGCCAGGATCGTGGGGAGCGCCAGGATCGCAACAATGATCGTCAGGACCGGGGCGATCGCTACGAGCGTCAGGATCGTGGGGACCGGCAGGCTCGCGGCGAGCGTCAGGATCGCCCTGATCGTGTGGAACGCCCGGATCGTGTGGAGCGCGGCGAGCGCCAGGATCGCAACAATGATCGTCAGGACCGGGGCGACCGTCAGGACCGTCGCGAGCGGTTTCGTGGACCGCGCCGCAACGACGATGCCCAGGCGGGCGATGCGGGTGCGAACGGGCAGGGTGTGCTGCCGGCCTTTCTGACGGCGCCCCTGCGGCAGCCGCCGGAAGTGGTGGATGAAGCGCCGGAAGTCGTTGAGGCTCCTGCGCCGGTGGAGCGGCCCCGCGCTCGCGCTGCTGCGAAGACTGTTGCTCCGAAGGAGACTCCGGCGAAGGTCGAGCCTCGGGCCGAGGCTCCGGCTGCCGCCGAGGAGGCCGAGGCGCCTGCTCCGCGCGCGCGCCGCACCCGCAAAGCGACGACAGTCGAGGCCGAAGCGCCAGCCACGCCCGCTCCGCGGGCAACGCGCGGGCGCCCGAAGCGCCGTGCGGCCACGGAAGAAGACGCGGATAGCGACGAGAGTGTGCTGCCGCTCGGCGATTGA
- the pntB gene encoding pyridine nucleotide transhydrogenase subunit beta, with product MAANLSALLYLVAGVLFILALRGLSSPATSRQGNLYGMIGMGIAILTTIVFHPPADVLSWLIIILGMAIGGGIGAVIAKRVPMTAMPQLVAAFHSGVGLAAVFVAAGALYAPEAFGLGSVGTIHGGSLVEMSLGVAIGAVTFTGSVIAFLKLDGRMSGKPIMLPQRHLLNIVLGVLLVALIAIFVATESHVVFWLIALVSFVLGVTLIIPIGGADMPVVVSMLNSYSGWAAAGIGFTLGNLALIITGALVGSSGAILSYIMCKGMNRSFISVILGGFGGDSAAAATGAVETRPVKQGSADDAAFLMKNAAKVIIVPGYGMAVAQAQHALREMADKLKEEGVDVKYAIHPVAGRMPGHMNVLLAEANVPYDEVFELEDINSEFAQADVAFVIGANDVTNPAAKTDPTSPIFGMPILDVEKAKTVLFIKRGMGSGYAGVENELFFKDNTMMLFGDAKKMVESILKSL from the coding sequence ATGGCCGCCAATCTGTCTGCGCTGCTTTATCTCGTCGCCGGCGTCCTCTTCATCCTGGCCTTGCGGGGCCTTTCGTCTCCGGCAACCTCCCGCCAGGGCAATCTCTACGGCATGATCGGCATGGGGATCGCGATCCTCACGACCATCGTGTTCCATCCGCCGGCGGATGTCCTGAGCTGGCTGATCATCATCCTGGGCATGGCCATCGGTGGCGGCATCGGCGCGGTCATCGCCAAGCGCGTGCCGATGACAGCGATGCCGCAGCTCGTCGCGGCGTTTCACTCGGGCGTTGGCCTCGCCGCGGTGTTCGTTGCCGCCGGTGCGCTCTATGCGCCTGAAGCTTTCGGTCTCGGGTCCGTCGGCACCATCCACGGCGGAAGCCTCGTCGAGATGTCACTCGGCGTGGCGATCGGTGCCGTGACCTTCACCGGCTCGGTCATCGCGTTTCTGAAGCTCGACGGCCGCATGTCCGGCAAGCCGATCATGCTGCCGCAGCGCCACCTGCTCAATATCGTGCTCGGCGTGCTCCTCGTTGCGCTGATCGCCATTTTCGTCGCCACCGAGAGCCATGTGGTCTTCTGGCTGATCGCGCTGGTCTCCTTCGTGCTCGGTGTCACGCTGATCATCCCGATCGGGGGCGCCGACATGCCGGTCGTGGTGTCCATGCTCAACTCCTATTCGGGCTGGGCGGCCGCGGGCATCGGTTTCACACTGGGCAATCTGGCGCTGATCATCACCGGTGCCCTCGTCGGCTCTTCGGGCGCGATCCTGTCCTACATCATGTGTAAGGGCATGAACCGCTCGTTCATCTCGGTCATTCTCGGCGGGTTCGGCGGTGATAGCGCCGCGGCGGCCACCGGGGCGGTCGAGACGCGGCCCGTGAAGCAGGGCTCGGCGGACGACGCGGCCTTCCTGATGAAGAACGCCGCCAAAGTCATCATCGTGCCGGGTTACGGCATGGCGGTGGCGCAGGCCCAGCACGCGCTGCGCGAGATGGCGGACAAGCTCAAGGAAGAGGGTGTCGACGTCAAATACGCCATCCACCCGGTCGCCGGCCGCATGCCCGGCCACATGAACGTGCTTCTGGCCGAGGCCAACGTGCCCTATGACGAGGTCTTCGAGCTGGAGGACATCAATTCAGAATTCGCGCAGGCCGATGTCGCCTTCGTCATCGGCGCGAATGACGTGACCAATCCCGCCGCTAAGACCGATCCCACCTCGCCGATCTTCGGCATGCCGATCCTCGACGTGGAGAAGGCCAAGACGGTGCTCTTCATCAAGCGCGGTATGGGCTCGGGCTATGCGGGCGTCGAGAACGAGCTGTTCTTCAAGGACAACACCATGATGCTGTTTGGTGATGCCAAGAAGATGGTGGAGAGTATCCTCAAGTCGCTGTGA
- a CDS encoding conserved hypothetical protein (Evidence 4 : Unknown function but conserved in other organisms), whose translation MSLQAHIMELKRRHQALEEEIQSTLASPSNASTLKVAELKRKKLQLKDELEQLQHGMASKSIH comes from the coding sequence ATGTCTTTGCAGGCCCATATCATGGAGCTCAAGAGGCGGCATCAGGCCCTCGAGGAGGAGATACAATCGACACTCGCGAGCCCGTCTAACGCCAGCACTCTCAAGGTGGCCGAGCTCAAACGCAAGAAACTCCAGCTCAAGGACGAGCTCGAGCAATTGCAGCATGGCATGGCGTCTAAGTCCATACATTAG
- a CDS encoding hypothetical protein (Evidence 5 : Unknown function) encodes MPLELSRYRRQYPVVAQGWPLVLLIYNTTSASPTPPMGAVPGAAQPAGQSFAGVGAPLGGAAAGAGAGHEY; translated from the coding sequence ATGCCGCTGGAATTATCGCGGTATCGTCGGCAATATCCGGTCGTCGCGCAGGGATGGCCACTTGTGTTACTGATTTACAACACTACATCAGCTTCGCCGACCCCGCCGATGGGGGCGGTGCCTGGCGCGGCTCAACCCGCGGGGCAATCCTTCGCGGGTGTCGGCGCGCCTCTCGGGGGCGCCGCTGCCGGAGCGGGAGCAGGACATGAATATTGA
- the pntAB gene encoding NAD(P) transhydrogenase subunit alpha part 2: MANLTPEEALERARAAADAARQAAEAAQTYADYAADMVGNVAHAATGGAVDPTVFRLAIFVLAVFVGYYVVWSVTPALHTPLMSVTNAISSVIVVGALLAVGVSVAPDLGAGPWWAKVFGFIALILASINIFGGFLVTQRMLAMYKKKG, encoded by the coding sequence ATGGCCAATCTTACGCCGGAGGAAGCGCTCGAACGCGCCCGTGCGGCAGCTGACGCGGCCCGGCAGGCAGCCGAGGCAGCGCAGACCTATGCCGACTATGCCGCCGACATGGTGGGCAACGTGGCCCACGCGGCCACGGGCGGAGCGGTCGACCCGACGGTTTTCCGCCTGGCGATCTTCGTGCTCGCGGTCTTCGTGGGCTACTACGTGGTCTGGTCGGTCACGCCGGCTTTGCACACGCCGCTGATGTCGGTCACCAACGCCATCTCGTCGGTGATCGTGGTGGGGGCTCTGCTGGCCGTCGGCGTCTCGGTAGCGCCTGATCTCGGCGCCGGGCCCTGGTGGGCGAAAGTCTTCGGCTTCATCGCCTTGATCCTCGCTTCCATCAACATCTTCGGTGGCTTCCTGGTGACCCAGCGCATGCTCGCCATGTACAAGAAGAAGGGCTGA
- a CDS encoding putative unusual protein kinase regulating ubiquinone biosynthesis (AarF/ABC1/UbiB family) (Evidence 3 : Putative function from multiple computational evidences) gives MQDSDSPKADREANRLSARAARYARVGRDVGGIAAKLAGARALGLTTDREQNAGELMRALGGLKGPLMKVAQLLSTIPDALPPEYATELQKLQAEAPPMGAAFVKRRMMSELGPDWAGRFASFDLKPAAAASLGQVHRATAHGGTALACKLQYPDMQSAVEADLVQLGFIMKLQRRFNPSIDTREIATEIGARLREELDYRREAKHAALYRLMLADVPDVRVPRVHADLSTGRLLTLDWLQGERMLDFRHASLDTRNRLATVMFRAWWHPFSHYGVIHGDPHLGNYTVFRGGADNDAQGINLLDYGCIRIFPPAFVGGVVDLYRGLLGGDEERVVQAYETWGFRGLTRDLISVLNMWARFIYGPLLDDRVRTIADGVAPGEYGRREAWRVKQALKEKGPVRIPREFVFMDRAAIGLGAVFLHLKAELNFHRLFEAEIENFDLAVVQDRQARALVETGLA, from the coding sequence ATGCAGGATAGCGACAGTCCCAAGGCCGATCGGGAAGCGAACCGCCTTTCGGCGCGGGCTGCACGCTATGCCCGGGTCGGGCGCGACGTCGGAGGCATCGCGGCAAAGCTTGCCGGTGCCCGGGCGCTTGGACTGACAACCGATCGCGAGCAGAATGCCGGGGAGCTGATGCGCGCCCTAGGCGGCCTCAAGGGGCCGCTGATGAAGGTGGCCCAGCTCCTCTCCACCATTCCCGATGCCTTGCCACCGGAATATGCGACCGAGCTGCAGAAGCTGCAGGCGGAAGCCCCGCCCATGGGGGCGGCCTTCGTGAAACGGCGCATGATGAGTGAGCTCGGGCCGGATTGGGCCGGCCGCTTCGCGTCCTTCGATCTGAAACCGGCGGCGGCGGCGTCGCTTGGCCAGGTGCATCGCGCCACCGCCCATGGCGGCACGGCGCTCGCCTGCAAGCTGCAGTATCCTGACATGCAGTCGGCGGTGGAGGCGGACCTCGTGCAGCTTGGCTTCATCATGAAGCTTCAGCGACGCTTCAATCCCTCGATCGATACGCGCGAGATCGCCACCGAGATCGGCGCGCGCCTGCGTGAGGAGCTGGATTATCGCCGCGAGGCGAAGCATGCCGCGCTCTATCGGCTCATGCTGGCCGATGTGCCTGATGTACGCGTGCCGCGCGTCCATGCGGACCTCTCGACCGGGCGGCTTCTGACGCTGGACTGGCTGCAAGGCGAGCGGATGCTCGATTTCCGGCACGCGTCGCTCGACACCCGCAACAGGCTCGCCACCGTGATGTTCCGCGCCTGGTGGCATCCCTTCAGCCATTATGGCGTCATCCACGGCGATCCGCATCTCGGCAACTACACCGTGTTCCGCGGCGGTGCCGACAACGACGCGCAAGGCATCAATCTCCTGGACTACGGCTGCATCCGGATCTTCCCGCCGGCCTTCGTCGGCGGCGTTGTGGATCTTTATCGCGGACTCCTGGGAGGTGACGAGGAGCGCGTGGTGCAGGCCTATGAAACCTGGGGCTTCCGGGGGCTCACCCGCGATCTCATCAGTGTGCTGAACATGTGGGCGCGCTTCATCTACGGCCCGCTGCTCGACGATCGCGTGCGGACGATCGCCGATGGGGTGGCGCCGGGGGAATATGGCCGGCGCGAGGCCTGGCGCGTCAAACAGGCGCTGAAGGAGAAGGGCCCGGTGCGCATACCGCGCGAATTCGTCTTCATGGACCGCGCTGCGATCGGCCTGGGAGCGGTTTTCCTGCACCTCAAGGCCGAGTTGAATTTCCATCGCCTGTTCGAGGCCGAGATCGAAAACTTTGATCTCGCAGTCGTGCAGGACCGGCAGGCGAGGGCGCTGGTGGAAACCGGACTGGCTTGA